Proteins from a genomic interval of Chroococcidiopsis thermalis PCC 7203:
- a CDS encoding glycosyltransferase: protein MTPETNRRPIWSIMIPTYERSRYLSAAIESVLAQISEREFNRFQIEVVDNCSTNKAIESIVSQYKGKVSFYCQPKTVDIYTNWNTCIERALGIYIHILHDDDIVGTEFYHRMEIGFNTNSAIGAACCRHQHIDEIGRRLKYISRLHRKKAGIIPNFIEKIAISSLFDPPAVTVKKEVYEKLGKFNSQMESSADHEMWIRIAVNYKVWFEPQVLAFYRVHNNTITSTVLSSGYNLVCARRVIKTFDRLLPSHLCWKLTKQALEECGKYGIKLAFRALSKGDLKTTFNQIREVLRSTHSLKVLSVILLVPWLAILAFLWRALRKIFVPIA from the coding sequence ATGACACCAGAAACCAATCGAAGACCAATCTGGTCGATAATGATCCCAACTTATGAGCGATCGAGATATTTATCAGCAGCAATAGAGAGCGTATTAGCTCAAATATCAGAACGAGAATTCAATCGATTTCAAATAGAAGTAGTAGATAACTGTTCTACTAACAAAGCGATTGAGAGCATAGTTTCTCAATACAAAGGTAAAGTTAGTTTTTATTGTCAGCCAAAGACAGTAGATATTTATACAAATTGGAATACTTGCATAGAAAGAGCGCTAGGAATATACATACATATTTTGCATGATGACGATATTGTTGGAACTGAATTTTATCATCGGATGGAGATCGGTTTTAATACTAATTCTGCAATTGGAGCAGCTTGCTGTCGCCACCAACATATAGATGAGATAGGTCGTCGGCTAAAATATATTTCCCGCTTACATAGAAAAAAAGCAGGAATAATCCCCAACTTTATTGAAAAAATTGCTATTAGTTCTCTTTTCGATCCTCCTGCTGTTACTGTCAAAAAAGAGGTTTATGAAAAGCTAGGAAAATTTAATTCTCAAATGGAGAGTTCTGCGGATCATGAGATGTGGATTAGGATAGCAGTTAATTATAAAGTTTGGTTTGAGCCACAAGTGCTAGCTTTTTATAGAGTACATAATAATACCATTACATCTACTGTTCTATCCTCAGGATATAACTTAGTCTGTGCTAGACGTGTGATAAAAACATTCGATCGCTTGCTTCCCTCTCACCTCTGCTGGAAACTAACCAAACAAGCATTAGAAGAATGTGGCAAGTATGGAATTAAACTTGCGTTTCGAGCGCTGAGCAAAGGAGATTTGAAAACCACGTTCAATCAAATTAGAGAAGTCTTGAGGAGTACTCATTCGCTTAAAGTTCTGAGCGTCATATTGTTAGTACCGTGGTTAGCGATTCTCGCCTTTTTGTGGCGAGCGTTGAGAAAAATATTTGTCCCGATCGCCTAA
- a CDS encoding pentapeptide repeat-containing protein, which translates to MTEKQPSSVQPSAVTLQSIAQDILTLLDRKALLELRAKIDSLLGLSVELSTSEPTLHPSEGAIAESSPEHLAWLQKGVVTWNDWREQNRELVPDLQGANLSGFNLAFVNFAGVNLEYANLSGADMRGAFLKEANMKGANLYMADLIGVNCQQACLEAANLQGADIYKANFSHANLQEANLIQASIRRATLVGANLHRAKLKQADLLQANLVQTNLSQADLQKANMEGTNLIEANLEEANLLGANLNRANLCRARLYKANILHAKINGVTLKGAVMPDGTVHGGGTAAIGDQ; encoded by the coding sequence ATGACTGAAAAGCAGCCTAGTTCCGTACAGCCCTCTGCTGTAACGCTGCAATCCATTGCCCAAGATATCTTAACTTTATTAGATCGTAAAGCACTACTGGAGCTACGGGCAAAGATTGACAGTTTATTGGGGCTGTCAGTTGAACTATCCACGAGCGAGCCAACGCTGCACCCCTCAGAAGGTGCGATCGCAGAGTCTTCACCAGAGCATTTAGCATGGCTACAAAAAGGAGTTGTAACCTGGAACGATTGGCGCGAACAAAATCGAGAACTCGTTCCAGATTTACAAGGCGCAAATTTAAGTGGATTCAATCTCGCTTTTGTCAACTTTGCTGGCGTAAACTTGGAATATGCCAACCTTAGTGGCGCTGATATGAGAGGAGCATTTCTTAAAGAAGCAAACATGAAGGGGGCTAATCTCTACATGGCAGACCTCATAGGGGTAAACTGTCAGCAAGCCTGTTTAGAAGCAGCTAACCTCCAGGGAGCCGACATTTACAAAGCTAATTTTAGTCATGCAAACCTACAAGAGGCAAACTTGATTCAAGCTAGCATTCGACGCGCTACATTAGTTGGGGCAAACTTGCATCGAGCCAAACTCAAACAGGCAGACTTATTGCAAGCAAACTTAGTTCAAACGAACTTGAGTCAAGCTGACTTGCAAAAGGCAAACATGGAAGGGACAAATCTAATTGAAGCCAATCTTGAAGAAGCGAATTTGCTAGGTGCTAACCTCAACCGTGCCAATCTCTGTCGAGCGAGGCTATACAAAGCAAACATACTTCACGCCAAAATCAATGGTGTCACCCTCAAAGGTGCAGTAATGCCAGATGGTACAGTTCATGGTGGCGGGACAGCAGCGATCGGTGACCAGTGA
- a CDS encoding M48 family metallopeptidase yields the protein MKPAWTRLAIALNAALLVSGTPVMAIPPAPTENTPTQPQPGEPPTFELETSASRLATIVEQRKKLIEADRLHQAGQHAEAEKLYREVKEPFTTPIEVKQRPEPIVDVTQLSPAGKVYWREAEAGIAQNLQTRTLVPLRLLVEQYPQFIPGHLQLAAVLNKQGHPEEAIDVLERATSLYPDRPELVKAKIEAFVAEKKWMEASIAARRFAILNPNQPSTAEFTQLADLHLDNYTRHLRRKLRGNAIANVITGVAGYALTGSLLGPLSALQTGSMLLRGESSIGKSIAKDAREQLPMVEDKIVIDYVNEIGQKLAKVTGRDDFQYEFYVVLDDNLNAFALPGGKVFVNAGAIAKTESEAELAGLLAHELSHAVLSHGFQLAAEGNLLANVTQYIPYGGTVTNLFTMRYSRDMERQADALGTRLIAASGYASDGLRDLLVTLKEQDKRGEPPAWLSSHPPTGDRIRYVEELIQRNGYNRYTYEGVARHAEMKARVEKILIQKELITKKKHHR from the coding sequence ATGAAACCCGCCTGGACTCGACTGGCGATCGCTTTAAATGCAGCTTTGCTTGTCTCTGGAACGCCAGTTATGGCGATACCCCCTGCGCCAACAGAAAATACCCCCACGCAACCACAACCAGGGGAACCACCCACATTTGAACTCGAAACCAGTGCCTCCCGCCTTGCCACAATTGTCGAGCAGAGAAAAAAACTAATTGAAGCGGATCGTTTGCATCAAGCCGGACAGCACGCAGAAGCAGAAAAACTCTATCGAGAAGTCAAAGAGCCTTTTACTACCCCTATAGAAGTTAAACAGCGTCCAGAACCGATTGTTGATGTGACTCAACTATCACCAGCAGGCAAGGTTTATTGGCGGGAAGCAGAAGCAGGTATCGCTCAAAATCTGCAAACGAGAACTTTGGTTCCCTTGCGATTGTTGGTAGAACAGTATCCCCAATTTATCCCCGGACATCTGCAACTGGCAGCAGTACTCAATAAACAAGGTCATCCTGAAGAAGCGATCGATGTTTTGGAACGAGCAACATCTCTTTATCCCGATCGACCGGAGTTAGTCAAAGCCAAAATAGAAGCCTTCGTTGCTGAAAAAAAATGGATGGAAGCCTCGATCGCCGCGCGAAGATTTGCAATTCTCAATCCTAACCAACCCAGTACCGCAGAATTTACTCAACTAGCCGATTTACATTTAGATAATTACACGCGACATCTACGCCGCAAGTTACGAGGAAATGCGATCGCCAATGTGATTACTGGGGTAGCAGGATATGCCCTTACAGGTAGTCTATTAGGTCCGCTGTCGGCTTTGCAAACAGGCTCGATGTTATTACGAGGGGAATCATCCATCGGTAAATCGATTGCCAAAGATGCGCGAGAACAATTGCCAATGGTAGAAGACAAAATAGTCATTGACTACGTGAATGAAATTGGACAAAAACTAGCTAAAGTCACAGGTCGCGACGATTTTCAATATGAGTTTTACGTTGTATTAGACGATAATTTAAATGCTTTTGCCTTACCAGGTGGAAAAGTATTTGTGAATGCAGGTGCGATCGCCAAAACTGAATCTGAAGCAGAGTTGGCTGGATTACTGGCACACGAATTATCTCACGCCGTCCTTTCTCATGGGTTTCAGTTGGCAGCTGAAGGCAATTTACTGGCGAATGTGACTCAATATATTCCCTATGGTGGAACTGTGACAAATCTTTTTACCATGAGATACAGTCGCGATATGGAACGCCAAGCAGATGCTTTAGGGACAAGACTAATTGCAGCTAGCGGCTATGCATCTGATGGTTTACGCGATCTGTTAGTGACGCTGAAAGAACAAGACAAAAGGGGAGAACCGCCAGCGTGGTTATCTTCTCACCCCCCAACAGGCGATCGCATTCGCTATGTCGAAGAACTGATTCAACGTAATGGCTACAACCGTTATACCTACGAGGGAGTAGCGCGTCACGCCGAAATGAAAGCAAGAGTGGAAAAAATTTTGATTCAGAAGGAACTGATAACTAAGAAAAAGCATCATCGATAA
- a CDS encoding COP23 domain-containing protein has translation MSAKTFKFQLLRGLSLSMGLALLLAHETAMAFPRQGMIIAQENSRSSDRNSRSTNRDRDVVVDTEGDTTPTSRRNPGSSDPVTRATRFSCQTVNGEYTVVYQPESQPGEFFEWAKPSNMGGGWNSQRRCNEIARRLESYRPDGLLEMTTGVENSYNTVCVTTERDSSCRIVFTVPPGQDPISTRDRVFENLTVADSGQQTDAVSTYQGRQSEISDLINMGREALGGKKRTNTKNINLKPFLDAKDGGTGAKLDDAVQVKQNSSHSRLNPGNFR, from the coding sequence ATGTCTGCAAAAACTTTTAAGTTTCAATTGTTAAGAGGTTTGAGTTTATCAATGGGGTTAGCCTTGCTGTTAGCACATGAAACTGCAATGGCTTTTCCCCGCCAAGGAATGATAATTGCTCAAGAGAATTCTCGTTCTAGCGATCGCAATAGTCGCTCGACCAACCGCGATCGCGATGTTGTCGTAGATACAGAAGGCGATACTACACCTACTTCCCGCCGCAATCCTGGCAGTTCAGATCCCGTTACGAGAGCGACGCGGTTTAGCTGTCAGACTGTAAATGGCGAGTACACTGTAGTTTACCAGCCAGAAAGCCAGCCAGGAGAGTTCTTTGAGTGGGCAAAACCATCAAATATGGGTGGTGGTTGGAATTCTCAAAGACGTTGTAACGAAATTGCTCGTCGTTTAGAATCTTACCGTCCCGATGGTTTGTTAGAAATGACCACAGGGGTAGAAAATAGCTACAACACTGTTTGCGTCACGACAGAAAGAGACTCGTCCTGTCGGATTGTTTTTACCGTACCACCAGGACAAGACCCCATATCAACTCGCGATCGCGTCTTTGAAAACCTCACCGTAGCTGATAGCGGACAGCAAACTGATGCAGTCAGTACTTATCAGGGAAGACAGAGCGAAATTAGCGATCTCATCAACATGGGTCGTGAAGCTTTGGGTGGAAAAAAACGCACTAATACTAAGAATATTAACCTCAAACCCTTCTTAGATGCAAAGGATGGTGGCACTGGAGCAAAACTTGACGATGCCGTACAAGTCAAGCAAAATAGCTCTCATTCGCGGTTAAATCCTGGGAATTTTCGTTAG
- a CDS encoding DoxX family protein: MSTTTFLATILKPNTSPNFWSQTAWAVLRAVVGIVMIHNGLDKLGNIESFSQAYVEYIGLPFPIFFSYLAALTETIGAPLVAIGFLTRPAAFGLFGTMCVAMYHHILVAGLNLSYLELSAVYAVCFLFFTINGGGLFSTDALIANWLDASAFSMQAKRIMRLEKAYQAQSVAEMVSK; this comes from the coding sequence ATGTCTACAACCACCTTTTTAGCTACCATACTCAAACCCAACACTAGCCCTAACTTCTGGTCGCAGACTGCTTGGGCTGTCCTGCGTGCTGTCGTAGGGATTGTTATGATTCATAATGGCTTAGACAAACTGGGTAATATCGAAAGCTTTTCTCAAGCTTACGTTGAGTACATTGGTTTACCCTTCCCGATCTTTTTCAGCTACTTAGCTGCATTAACCGAAACAATCGGTGCGCCACTGGTAGCGATTGGCTTTTTGACCCGTCCAGCTGCTTTTGGTTTGTTCGGAACCATGTGTGTAGCGATGTACCATCACATCTTGGTTGCTGGTTTAAATCTTTCTTATCTAGAACTTTCTGCTGTTTATGCAGTTTGCTTTCTCTTCTTCACCATCAATGGTGGAGGACTATTCTCTACAGATGCTTTGATTGCTAACTGGCTCGATGCTAGTGCTTTCTCTATGCAAGCGAAGCGGATTATGCGCTTAGAAAAAGCTTATCAGGCTCAGAGTGTGGCGGAAATGGTCAGTAAGTAA
- a CDS encoding peroxiredoxin, whose protein sequence is MPLSYASEGCLRVGQPAPDFTATAVVDQEFKTIKLSDYRGKYVVLFFYPLDFTFVCPTEITAFSDRFEEFKAVNTEVLGVSVDSEFSHLAWIQTDRKSGGVGDLNYPLVSDIKKEISAAYNVLDPEAGVALRGLFLIDKEGVIQHATINNLSFGRSVEETLRTLKAIQYVQSHPDEVCPAGWQPGDKTMTPDPTKSKVYFASV, encoded by the coding sequence ATGCCACTAAGTTACGCAAGTGAAGGATGCCTCCGTGTTGGACAACCTGCTCCAGACTTCACTGCCACAGCAGTAGTAGATCAGGAATTTAAGACTATCAAACTATCTGACTATCGTGGCAAGTATGTCGTACTATTTTTCTACCCTCTAGACTTTACATTCGTTTGTCCCACTGAGATTACTGCCTTCAGCGATCGCTTTGAGGAATTCAAGGCAGTTAATACCGAAGTCCTCGGCGTTTCTGTAGATAGCGAATTCTCCCACCTAGCGTGGATTCAAACAGATCGCAAGTCAGGTGGCGTTGGCGACCTCAACTATCCTCTTGTTTCTGACATCAAGAAAGAGATTAGTGCTGCTTACAATGTCTTAGATCCAGAAGCAGGTGTTGCTCTTCGCGGTCTATTTCTAATTGACAAAGAGGGAGTTATCCAACACGCCACGATTAACAACCTTTCCTTCGGTCGTAGTGTTGAAGAAACTCTACGGACGTTGAAAGCAATTCAGTACGTTCAAAGCCATCCAGATGAAGTTTGTCCTGCTGGTTGGCAGCCTGGGGATAAAACCATGACTCCTGACCCCACAAAATCCAAAGTTTACTTCGCTTCCGTGTAG
- a CDS encoding GNAT family N-acetyltransferase, whose amino-acid sequence MQIKFATSNLDISRCFPVMVQLRSHLTEAEFVNRVQRQQQAGYFLVYVEKNNSIKAVAGCRLMETLIDGQLLYIDDLITDTSERSQGYGSALIDWLIEYAKSQGCVSLQLDSGVQRAAAHRFYFRKGLTISSFRFKRSLQ is encoded by the coding sequence ATGCAGATTAAGTTTGCTACCTCAAATCTCGATATATCACGATGCTTTCCGGTGATGGTGCAGTTGCGATCGCATTTGACAGAAGCAGAGTTTGTTAACCGCGTGCAACGCCAACAGCAAGCTGGTTACTTTCTAGTCTACGTCGAGAAAAACAATTCAATTAAAGCCGTAGCTGGGTGTAGATTGATGGAAACATTAATTGATGGGCAGCTACTTTATATTGACGATCTCATCACTGATACATCCGAGCGTTCTCAGGGTTATGGTAGTGCCTTAATTGATTGGTTGATAGAGTATGCTAAATCGCAAGGGTGCGTTTCGCTACAACTCGATAGCGGCGTACAGCGTGCTGCTGCCCACAGATTTTACTTTAGAAAAGGGCTGACAATTAGTTCTTTTCGTTTTAAGAGAAGTTTACAGTGA
- a CDS encoding cell surface glycoprotein: MKKGSARAGSREQGGQGGQEGQGGTRSSPRPKGVGIRGRRGTRGTRKQLPITNYQLPITNCQLPL, translated from the coding sequence GTGAAGAAAGGGAGCGCACGAGCAGGGAGTAGGGAGCAGGGAGGACAAGGGGGACAAGAAGGACAAGGGGGAACTCGCTCTTCCCCACGACCGAAGGGAGTGGGGATTAGGGGGCGAAGGGGGACAAGGGGGACAAGGAAGCAACTACCAATTACCAATTACCAATTACCAATTACCAACTGCCAATTACCACTATAA
- a CDS encoding class I SAM-dependent methyltransferase: MTNDQLQLIKMHLKTRISSFLRITCGLCLIVCCLGFNISSAAADVATQSNPINTKVYEYRSPSADGIGKFYLGREIAKVMGHTGSLWLERPSREREEQPTKAIAALDLKPTDVVADIGAGTGYFSFRLAKVVPQGKVFAVDVQPEMLDIIEFLKQENKIANVEPVLGAIANPNLPTNSIDLALMVDAYHEFSHPNEMMKKLVKALKPAGRVVLVEYRRENPFIPIKTLHKMTQKQARKEMQAIGLQWQTTKDVLPSQHIMIFTKGNG; the protein is encoded by the coding sequence ATGACAAATGACCAATTACAACTCATAAAAATGCACTTGAAAACACGTATTTCATCATTTTTACGCATCACTTGCGGATTGTGCTTAATTGTCTGTTGTCTAGGATTTAATATTAGTAGCGCTGCCGCAGATGTAGCAACACAATCTAATCCAATAAATACAAAAGTTTATGAATATCGTTCTCCGAGTGCGGATGGTATAGGTAAGTTTTACTTGGGTAGGGAAATTGCTAAAGTGATGGGACATACAGGAAGTTTATGGCTAGAACGTCCAAGTCGAGAACGGGAAGAACAACCAACAAAAGCGATTGCCGCTCTCGATTTAAAACCTACTGATGTAGTGGCAGATATTGGTGCTGGTACGGGCTATTTTAGCTTTCGGCTAGCGAAAGTAGTACCTCAAGGTAAAGTATTTGCTGTTGACGTTCAACCAGAAATGTTAGACATAATTGAGTTTCTCAAACAAGAAAATAAAATCGCAAATGTAGAACCTGTTTTAGGTGCGATCGCCAATCCTAACTTACCTACAAATAGTATCGATCTAGCTTTGATGGTAGATGCCTATCATGAATTTTCTCATCCCAACGAAATGATGAAAAAATTAGTAAAAGCTCTCAAGCCAGCCGGAAGAGTGGTACTAGTTGAATATCGCCGAGAAAATCCATTTATTCCGATCAAAACTTTACATAAAATGACCCAAAAACAAGCCCGCAAAGAGATGCAAGCGATCGGTTTGCAATGGCAGACAACAAAAGATGTTTTACCATCACAACATATTATGATATTTACAAAAGGTAATGGGTAA
- a CDS encoding amylo-alpha-1,6-glucosidase: MGNLDTREWLLTNGLGSFACGTVADARTRIYHGWLIAALTPPSQRTLLLSHLDASLEVSAQVFALSTNFWGGGTVEPTGYELLQSFEIEPVPTWVWGADNWQLSRQLVMPGEGAGTSWEQGDKGDKGDKGDKGDKGDKGDKGDKGDKGDKGDKGGNTNYQLPITNYQSFNHRILIQYQYQGQETAILRLRPVIADRKFHDSQREDEDLQFSQLVAESSVCLQAVKSGRVGTLWHLHWTQGEYQPNGVWYWNYLLPEETKRGLSDREDLYSPGYFTINLKPGTTVTLEAKVGLPESPLTDDDFEKAIESQNSKFKSQKTGVRSQESGARSNFSPPVPPAHFSDSRLSQLLLKAGEQFIVYRQSVAGATIIAGYPWLEDFSRDALIALPGLTLSTGRYDLAKELLGTFGKYCCCGLMPDCLSDGDREPTYHNVDVSLWWIETLGLYLEASQDWDFLATQYPIVQQIYKAFTTGTKYNIQVDVADELVIWDAADAALTWMDVKIDGQPVTPRQGKPIEVNALWYSALCWASLWAERLSLTPGENVERLSNQARRYTQQAHKVKTSLQKFWNPTLGYLYDAIALDDRLNNQIRPNAVLALSLRHCAFSETQGQRILQLATRSLLTPYGLRSLAPSDPEYIGSYAGAPHQRDRAAHQGTVWSWLIGAYVRAWQRFYPTQPLPIDWQPMLVHLQHQACLGSISELFDGDLPHTPRGAIAKAGAVAELIRLL, from the coding sequence ATGGGCAATCTAGATACAAGAGAATGGCTGCTGACGAATGGGTTGGGTAGTTTTGCCTGCGGTACGGTAGCGGATGCTCGGACTCGAATTTATCACGGCTGGTTGATTGCTGCCCTCACTCCTCCTAGTCAGCGTACCCTTTTACTGTCCCATCTAGATGCCAGTTTAGAAGTTTCTGCTCAAGTCTTTGCTCTATCGACAAATTTTTGGGGTGGTGGCACAGTCGAACCAACTGGCTACGAGCTACTACAAAGTTTTGAGATCGAACCAGTACCAACCTGGGTATGGGGTGCGGATAATTGGCAACTGTCAAGACAATTGGTAATGCCAGGTGAGGGAGCAGGGACGAGTTGGGAGCAGGGAGACAAGGGAGACAAGGGAGACAAGGGAGACAAGGGAGACAAGGGAGACAAGGGAGACAAGGGAGACAAGGGAGACAAGGGAGACAAGGGAGACAAGGGAGGAAACACCAACTACCAATTACCAATTACCAACTACCAATCGTTTAACCACCGAATCTTAATTCAGTACCAATATCAGGGACAAGAGACAGCTATTTTGCGATTGCGTCCGGTAATTGCCGATCGCAAGTTTCACGACTCACAACGGGAGGATGAAGATCTACAATTTTCTCAATTAGTTGCCGAGAGTTCTGTTTGCCTACAAGCCGTAAAATCGGGACGTGTAGGCACGTTATGGCATTTACACTGGACGCAGGGGGAGTATCAACCAAATGGCGTATGGTACTGGAATTATTTACTACCAGAAGAGACAAAACGAGGACTGAGCGATCGCGAAGATCTGTACAGTCCTGGCTATTTCACAATTAATCTCAAACCAGGCACAACCGTCACCCTAGAAGCAAAAGTAGGACTGCCAGAATCTCCTTTAACCGATGATGATTTTGAAAAAGCGATAGAAAGTCAAAATTCAAAATTCAAAAGTCAAAAAACAGGAGTCAGGAGTCAGGAGTCAGGAGCAAGAAGTAATTTTTCTCCCCCAGTTCCCCCAGCTCACTTCAGCGACTCCCGACTCTCGCAATTACTCCTCAAAGCCGGAGAACAATTTATTGTCTATCGTCAGTCAGTAGCCGGAGCAACGATAATTGCTGGTTATCCTTGGCTGGAGGACTTTAGTAGAGATGCATTAATTGCTTTGCCAGGATTAACACTCTCGACGGGACGGTATGACTTAGCAAAAGAGTTGTTGGGAACGTTTGGTAAATATTGCTGTTGCGGTTTAATGCCAGATTGTTTGTCAGATGGCGATCGCGAACCTACATATCACAATGTTGATGTTTCGCTGTGGTGGATTGAAACTTTGGGTCTTTATCTAGAGGCTAGCCAGGACTGGGATTTTTTAGCGACTCAATATCCGATCGTGCAGCAAATCTATAAAGCGTTTACAACTGGAACGAAATACAACATTCAAGTTGATGTGGCTGACGAGTTAGTCATTTGGGATGCGGCTGATGCGGCGCTGACTTGGATGGATGTAAAAATTGACGGTCAACCTGTCACGCCACGTCAGGGTAAGCCGATAGAAGTCAATGCCCTGTGGTACTCTGCTTTGTGTTGGGCAAGTCTTTGGGCAGAACGGCTCAGTCTTACTCCTGGGGAGAATGTGGAGCGTTTGAGCAACCAGGCACGACGATATACTCAGCAAGCACACAAGGTCAAAACCTCGCTACAAAAGTTTTGGAATCCTACCCTTGGTTATTTGTACGATGCGATCGCGCTCGACGATCGCCTCAACAATCAAATCCGTCCTAATGCCGTTTTAGCTCTATCTTTACGCCACTGTGCTTTTAGCGAAACTCAAGGACAGAGAATACTGCAACTAGCAACCCGCAGCCTACTAACTCCCTATGGCTTGCGTAGTCTTGCTCCGAGCGATCCTGAATACATTGGCAGCTATGCCGGAGCGCCGCATCAACGCGATCGCGCGGCTCATCAAGGCACAGTTTGGAGCTGGTTAATTGGTGCTTACGTGCGTGCTTGGCAGCGTTTTTATCCCACGCAACCGCTACCGATTGACTGGCAACCAATGCTAGTTCACTTACAACACCAAGCTTGCCTCGGCTCTATTTCCGAACTTTTCGACGGCGATCTACCACACACTCCCCGAGGGGCGATCGCCAAAGCTGGCGCTGTTGCCGAACTGATTAGACTGTTATGA